One Coffea arabica cultivar ET-39 chromosome 5e, Coffea Arabica ET-39 HiFi, whole genome shotgun sequence DNA segment encodes these proteins:
- the LOC113691060 gene encoding VQ motif-containing protein 1-like: MSGCYTTRDPVKVVIINTQYVETDAMSFKSVVQRLTGKDSKIEIDPSSNYSSASGFYGNNKEDHRHQQQQQQQMTRYGSATGLQMSANVPVMSRGLSFKDFDRLLKELPPLDELFRLCPE; encoded by the coding sequence ATGTCTGGCTGCTACACTACTAGAGACCCTGTGAAGGTAGTGATAATCAATACACAGTACGTGGAAACTGATGCAATGAGCTTCAAATCAGTTGTTCAGAGGCTTACTGGGAAGGATTCGAAAATCGAAATCGACCCTTCTTCTAATTATTCTTCTGCTTCAGGTTTTTATGGTAATAATAAAGAAGATCATCGtcatcagcagcagcagcagcagcagatgACAAGATATGGATCTGCAACAGGTTTACAAATGTCGGCCAATGTTCCAGTTATGTCTCGAGGGTTGTCGTTTAAGGATTTCGATAGGTTGCTTAAGGAGTTGCCCCCATTGGACGAGCTTTTCCGGCTGTGTCCAGAGTAG